The following proteins are co-located in the Sphingorhabdus lutea genome:
- the aroB gene encoding 3-dehydroquinate synthase, producing the protein MNNGQKADIYVDISGHDYHVHIEQNLLSKCADYIAPFLKNDKILIITDSNVERAILPELTRALLPLHAEIITYIMPAGEPSKNWAELEKITNWMILNGVERSSHVIALGGGVVGDIVGFAAHIVKRGCHFIQIPTSLLAQVDSSVGGKTAINSPMGKNLIGAFHQPAMVLIDPNFLNSLPKRHVAAGFAEILKYGLINDADFFQWCSENVDAFFDGDIDARIYAIKTSIASKAAIVAEDEKELSGTRALLNLGHTFGHALEAETGFSEILLHGEGVAAGMALAARYSEWRGDIQAGIADNIAAIIKRAGLPTNLAECGINCAGEKLVEHMLHDKKLTGGNLPFLLMRGIGETYLAKDVDLSDVAAFLNDEKARGNAA; encoded by the coding sequence ATGAATAATGGACAAAAAGCAGATATATATGTTGATATTTCAGGACATGATTATCATGTGCATATTGAACAAAATTTGCTGTCAAAATGCGCCGATTATATCGCCCCATTTTTGAAAAATGACAAAATCCTTATCATCACTGACAGCAATGTTGAACGGGCAATCCTGCCCGAATTAACCCGCGCACTTTTGCCATTACATGCCGAAATCATCACCTATATCATGCCCGCAGGTGAACCATCAAAAAATTGGGCTGAGCTGGAAAAAATAACCAATTGGATGATATTAAACGGCGTGGAACGAAGCAGCCATGTCATCGCGCTTGGCGGCGGTGTGGTGGGCGATATTGTCGGATTTGCCGCGCATATTGTGAAACGCGGTTGTCATTTCATTCAAATCCCCACCAGCCTTTTGGCCCAAGTGGACAGCAGCGTCGGCGGAAAAACCGCGATAAACAGCCCCATGGGCAAAAATCTTATCGGTGCATTTCATCAACCCGCCATGGTGTTAATCGATCCGAATTTTTTAAACAGCCTGCCCAAAAGACATGTGGCGGCAGGATTTGCAGAAATATTAAAATATGGCTTAATCAATGATGCTGATTTTTTCCAATGGTGCAGCGAAAATGTTGACGCATTTTTCGATGGCGATATTGATGCGAGAATCTACGCTATTAAAACATCCATTGCATCAAAGGCCGCAATCGTTGCTGAGGATGAAAAAGAATTGTCGGGAACGCGCGCTTTATTAAATCTTGGTCATACATTTGGCCATGCATTGGAGGCTGAAACAGGGTTTAGTGAAATCTTATTGCATGGTGAGGGGGTCGCGGCGGGCATGGCGCTTGCCGCCCGATATTCTGAATGGCGCGGCGATATACAGGCGGGCATTGCCGATAATATTGCCGCAATTATAAAGCGGGCCGGGCTTCCCACAAATTTGGCCGAATGCGGTATAAATTGTGCGGGGGAAAAATTGGTGGAACATATGCTGCATGACAAAAAATTAACGGGCGGCAATCTGCCCTTTTTGTTAATGCGCGGCATTGGTGAAACTTATTTGGCAAAGGATGTTGACCTGTCCGATGTGGCGGCATTTTTAAATGATGAAAAGGCGCGCGGTAACGCCGCCTAA
- the ligA gene encoding NAD-dependent DNA ligase LigA, with product MIDKAEAANKLMRLAREISRHNKLYHGQDNPQISDAEYDALVRENNELEAQFPDLIRDDSPNKQIGSAVDSSPLSKITHAKRMMSLDNAFDGDDVRDFAARVRRFLNLSDDENIAFTAEDKIDGLSLSIRYEHGKLVQAATRGDGQVGEDVTANVAKISDIAQQLKGDNIPEIFEIRGEIYMSKADFAALNEQQEANGGKIFANPRNAAAGSLRQKDAEITASRKLKFWAHGWGEASATPANTQSEMITAIASWGVPVSPLFTTCQNVEDLLLHYMQIERQRATLPYDIDGVVYKVDRLDWQERLGFVTKAPRWAIAHKFPAERAETILESIDIQVGRTGKLTPVGRLKPVTVGGVVVSNVTLHNRDEIARLGVRPGDIVVVQRAGDVIPQVVENLTYNVEKPAYSFPENCPECDSDAVAEEGEVDVRCTAGLICPAQRFQRLVHFVSRVALDIEGLGERSIAEFIDLGWLKTPADIFRIHAQRDELLKREGWKEKSVENLLVSIEAKRAPDPARLLFALGVRHIGATTAKDLVKYFGGFDEVGQAGRRLSQNDEAMLQEITSIDGIGGAVATALGNFFAEEHNVEIWEDLLKELNPKPYISTARETEWSGKTIVFTGKLEKLSRDEAKATAESMGAKASGSISSKTDLLVAGPGAGSKLKKAQDLGVQTIDEAAWLHIIGRD from the coding sequence ATGATTGATAAAGCCGAAGCTGCCAATAAATTGATGCGCCTTGCGCGGGAAATATCGCGGCATAATAAATTATATCATGGACAGGATAATCCGCAGATTTCGGATGCCGAATATGATGCATTGGTGCGCGAAAATAATGAGCTGGAGGCGCAATTCCCCGATCTTATTCGCGATGATAGCCCCAATAAACAAATAGGCTCGGCGGTGGATAGCAGCCCGCTTTCCAAAATAACCCATGCCAAGCGGATGATGTCGCTCGACAATGCATTTGATGGCGATGATGTGCGCGATTTTGCCGCGCGGGTAAGGCGGTTTTTGAATTTGTCTGATGATGAAAATATTGCATTTACTGCTGAGGATAAGATTGACGGGCTGTCGCTTTCAATACGATATGAGCATGGAAAATTGGTTCAGGCGGCAACGCGCGGCGATGGTCAAGTGGGGGAGGATGTTACCGCGAATGTCGCGAAAATATCCGATATTGCGCAGCAATTAAAAGGTGATAATATCCCCGAAATATTTGAAATTCGTGGTGAAATTTATATGTCAAAGGCTGATTTTGCGGCCTTAAATGAACAGCAAGAGGCCAATGGCGGGAAAATATTTGCCAATCCGCGCAACGCCGCTGCGGGGTCTTTACGGCAAAAAGATGCCGAAATTACCGCGAGCAGAAAATTGAAATTTTGGGCGCATGGTTGGGGAGAGGCCAGCGCGACCCCGGCAAATACACAAAGCGAGATGATTACAGCAATCGCTTCTTGGGGCGTGCCCGTTTCACCATTATTTACCACATGTCAAAATGTGGAGGATTTGCTGTTACATTATATGCAGATTGAACGGCAACGTGCGACATTGCCATATGATATTGACGGGGTGGTGTATAAGGTTGATCGGTTGGATTGGCAGGAAAGACTTGGCTTTGTGACCAAAGCACCGCGATGGGCGATTGCGCATAAATTTCCCGCCGAACGCGCCGAAACCATATTGGAATCGATTGATATTCAGGTGGGGCGAACGGGTAAATTAACCCCCGTTGGCCGGTTAAAGCCCGTCACCGTTGGCGGCGTGGTGGTCAGCAATGTGACCCTGCATAACCGTGATGAAATTGCGCGTTTGGGGGTGCGGCCTGGTGATATTGTGGTAGTGCAACGGGCGGGTGATGTTATCCCGCAAGTGGTGGAAAATTTGACATATAATGTCGAAAAACCGGCCTATTCATTCCCCGAAAACTGCCCCGAATGTGACAGTGATGCCGTGGCAGAGGAGGGCGAGGTTGATGTTCGATGCACGGCGGGGTTAATTTGTCCGGCGCAAAGATTTCAGCGATTGGTCCATTTTGTTTCGCGCGTGGCATTGGATATTGAGGGGCTGGGAGAGCGCAGCATTGCCGAATTTATCGATCTTGGCTGGTTGAAAACACCGGCGGATATTTTTCGGATTCATGCCCAAAGGGATGAATTGTTAAAGCGTGAGGGATGGAAGGAAAAATCGGTCGAAAATCTTTTGGTTTCGATAGAGGCAAAACGTGCGCCCGATCCTGCGCGTTTATTATTTGCATTGGGAGTTCGCCATATTGGCGCGACAACGGCCAAGGATTTGGTGAAATATTTTGGTGGTTTTGATGAGGTTGGACAAGCGGGCAGGCGGCTTTCCCAAAATGATGAGGCGATGCTGCAGGAAATAACCTCCATCGACGGAATTGGCGGCGCGGTTGCCACGGCATTGGGTAATTTTTTTGCAGAGGAACATAATGTCGAAATATGGGAAGATTTATTAAAAGAGCTAAACCCTAAGCCATATATTTCCACCGCACGCGAAACCGAATGGAGCGGAAAAACCATTGTTTTTACCGGTAAATTGGAAAAATTAAGCCGTGATGAGGCAAAGGCAACGGCGGAAAGCATGGGGGCAAAGGCGTCTGGTTCAATTTCATCAAAAACCGATTTATTGGTAGCTGGCCCAGGCGCGGGTTCAAAATTAAAAAAGGCGCAGGATTTAGGCGTTCAAACCATTGATGAGGCGGCGTGGCTGCATATTATTGGCCGTGATTAG
- a CDS encoding putative quinol monooxygenase translates to MNRRDMMAFIAATIAMTGTGAISGPVFALNRRDDMEEIFPEYGLMGQIIATPGNRAALIDILKEGTKDMPGNMGYALGEDLENEDALWVIEFWQNKDYHGASLKLPSVQEAIAKGRPLIASFGQRTEFKPV, encoded by the coding sequence ATGAATCGGCGCGACATGATGGCGTTTATTGCCGCCACCATCGCCATGACGGGCACGGGGGCAATTTCCGGCCCTGTCTTTGCATTGAATAGGAGAGACGATATGGAAGAGATATTCCCTGAATATGGCCTAATGGGGCAAATAATTGCAACCCCGGGCAATAGGGCGGCTTTAATCGATATTTTGAAAGAAGGAACAAAGGATATGCCCGGCAATATGGGATATGCCCTTGGTGAGGATTTGGAAAATGAAGATGCCCTATGGGTAATCGAATTTTGGCAGAATAAGGATTATCACGGCGCATCATTAAAATTGCCTTCGGTTCAAGAAGCGATTGCGAAGGGACGTCCCTTAATCGCCAGCTTTGGCCAAAGGACAGAGTTTAAGCCAGTATGA
- the recN gene encoding DNA repair protein RecN: protein MLNSLSIRNIVLIEALDLDFRAGLSVLTGETGAGKSILLDSLGLVLGMRADSGLVRQGADKAQVIAVFEPEIMKYIAHILDEQDMEWESGEQLIIRRTLRADGGSKAFINDQSCSASLLREIGNYLVEIHGQHDDRGLLNAKGHRDLLDNFSDVNLSKLHALFRKWHADQSALNDAKSMLEKAAEEREFLEHAISELQNFAPKMGEEEELANARADMQKGERIAEDLSSILVAFEGSDCAMAQLRGAARRLDRVAEQHDLLACALAAIDRALIEAGEAEEHLARAAEAMSFDPEMLNQYEERLFALRALARKYQVQGDELGPYLQGLQAKLSSLEAGEAGLAQYEQAVIQSRSAYEAEAKIISEKRQKGAAKLDRAVAAELIPLKLDAAKFQCAISTQPIDKWNEQGMDYVEFLISTNPGAPFAPLAKIASGGELSRFILALKVALAEEGGAQTIIFDEIDRGVGGAVASAIGERLARLANGAAKKDGVQLLAVTHSPQVASKGNQHFFIAKSSQGTVTRTSVSQLSSDERKEEIARMLSGAEVTDEARAQAQRLLESAA, encoded by the coding sequence ATGCTAAACAGCCTATCCATACGTAATATAGTTTTGATTGAGGCATTGGACCTTGATTTTCGGGCGGGGCTTAGCGTGCTGACCGGTGAAACGGGCGCGGGTAAATCTATTTTACTCGACTCGCTTGGCCTTGTGCTGGGTATGCGCGCGGATAGCGGCCTGGTCCGTCAGGGGGCGGATAAGGCACAGGTTATTGCCGTTTTTGAACCCGAAATAATGAAATATATTGCACATATTTTGGATGAGCAGGATATGGAGTGGGAAAGCGGCGAGCAGTTGATTATCCGGCGTACATTGCGCGCTGATGGCGGCAGCAAGGCATTTATTAACGACCAAAGCTGTTCGGCAAGTTTACTGCGTGAAATTGGCAATTATCTGGTTGAAATACATGGGCAACATGATGATCGCGGATTATTAAATGCCAAGGGGCATCGCGATTTGTTGGACAATTTTTCCGATGTGAATTTGTCAAAATTGCATGCTTTATTTCGCAAATGGCATGCGGATCAATCCGCGTTAAACGATGCGAAGTCCATGTTAGAAAAAGCAGCAGAGGAGCGCGAATTTTTGGAACATGCCATTTCAGAATTGCAAAATTTCGCGCCCAAAATGGGTGAGGAAGAAGAATTGGCAAATGCGCGCGCCGATATGCAAAAAGGAGAGCGCATTGCCGAAGATTTATCCTCTATCTTGGTGGCGTTTGAGGGGTCGGACTGCGCCATGGCCCAATTGCGCGGCGCGGCACGGCGGTTGGACAGGGTGGCGGAGCAGCATGATTTGCTGGCCTGTGCTTTGGCGGCAATTGACCGTGCTTTGATTGAGGCGGGTGAGGCGGAGGAGCATTTGGCCCGCGCGGCAGAGGCGATGAGTTTTGACCCTGAAATGCTCAATCAATATGAGGAACGTTTATTTGCATTGCGGGCATTGGCCCGAAAATATCAGGTTCAGGGCGATGAACTTGGCCCATATTTACAAGGGCTACAGGCAAAATTATCTTCTTTAGAAGCCGGAGAGGCAGGTTTGGCGCAATATGAACAGGCCGTCATCCAATCGCGCAGCGCATATGAGGCGGAGGCCAAGATAATTAGTGAAAAGCGCCAAAAGGGCGCGGCAAAATTGGATAGGGCGGTTGCGGCGGAGCTTATCCCCTTAAAATTGGATGCGGCGAAATTTCAATGCGCCATATCCACGCAACCAATTGATAAATGGAATGAACAGGGGATGGATTATGTGGAGTTTTTAATTTCCACCAATCCCGGCGCGCCATTTGCGCCGCTTGCCAAAATTGCCTCTGGCGGTGAGTTATCACGTTTTATATTGGCGTTAAAGGTTGCCTTAGCCGAAGAAGGCGGAGCGCAGACCATTATTTTTGATGAAATTGACCGGGGTGTGGGCGGCGCGGTTGCCTCCGCCATTGGGGAAAGATTAGCGCGCTTGGCGAATGGCGCGGCTAAAAAGGATGGCGTGCAATTATTGGCCGTAACGCACAGCCCGCAGGTTGCATCAAAGGGTAATCAACATTTCTTTATCGCCAAATCATCACAGGGCACGGTTACACGAACCAGCGTGAGCCAATTGTCAAGCGATGAACGCAAGGAGGAAATTGCCCGTATGCTGTCGGGGGCAGAGGTAACGGACGAGGCACGCGCACAGGCGCAAAGATTGCTGGAAAGCGCGGCATGA
- a CDS encoding outer membrane protein assembly factor BamD yields MNKKILYPIALGLSVTALSGCATLGLGGGGKKGDTRYVARDVSTLYNAAKERLDNKQYEVAAALFDEVERQHPYSPWARRAMLMSSFSNYMAGNFNESIQSSRNFLSIHPGNKDAPYAYYLISLCYYEQISDVTRDQKITEQALAALGEVQRRFPTTRYAADAGLKIDLVNDHLAGKEMELGRFYQRRALWLASAMRFRTVIDKYDTTTHTPEALYRLTESYLAMGVPDEAKRAAAVLGANYPGSKWYERAYGLMQKHAPGA; encoded by the coding sequence ATGAACAAGAAAATTTTATATCCGATTGCCCTTGGCCTTTCCGTAACCGCGCTTTCCGGCTGTGCCACTTTGGGCCTTGGCGGCGGCGGTAAAAAAGGCGACACGCGCTATGTCGCCCGTGATGTCAGCACCCTGTATAATGCGGCAAAAGAGCGTTTGGATAATAAGCAATATGAAGTTGCGGCGGCTTTATTTGATGAGGTAGAGCGCCAGCATCCTTATTCCCCATGGGCGCGCCGGGCCATGTTGATGAGCTCATTTAGCAATTATATGGCGGGCAATTTCAACGAATCAATCCAGTCTTCACGCAATTTTTTATCAATCCATCCGGGCAATAAAGACGCGCCCTATGCTTATTATCTTATCTCTTTATGTTATTATGAGCAAATTAGCGATGTGACCCGTGACCAAAAAATTACCGAACAGGCATTGGCCGCATTGGGCGAAGTGCAGCGCCGTTTTCCCACAACACGTTATGCCGCTGATGCTGGATTAAAAATTGATTTGGTGAACGACCATTTGGCGGGCAAGGAAATGGAACTTGGCCGTTTTTATCAACGCCGTGCTTTATGGTTGGCCTCTGCCATGCGTTTCCGCACCGTTATTGATAAATATGATACCACAACCCATACGCCAGAGGCGCTATATCGGTTGACCGAATCATATTTGGCAATGGGCGTCCCGGATGAGGCAAAACGCGCAGCTGCGGTTTTGGGAGCCAATTACCCAGGCAGTAAATGGTATGAACGCGCCTATGGGTTGATGCAAAAACACGCGCCTGGGGCATAA
- the pnp gene encoding polyribonucleotide nucleotidyltransferase: MFDVKKVELEWGGKTLTLETGRIARQADGAVLATYGETVILCAVTAAKSVKEGQDFFPLTVHYQEKFSAAGRIPGGFFKRERGATEKETLTSRLIDRPIRPLFPEGFYNEINVIAQVLSYDGETEADILAMIAASAALTISGVPFMGPIGGARVGYKDGEYQLNPSMAEVAEGELDLVVAATGNAVMMVESEAKELSEEVMLGGVLFAHNEIKKVCNAIIDLAEQAAKDAWEIDLTDNTADMKAELKKLVGKEIAAAYKITDKSKRSDALNEARAKAKEHYADAEPQTQMVAGKVMKKLEADIVRGAILKDGSRIDGRTTTQIRPIESIVGFLPRTHGSALFTRGETQAICTTTLGTKDAEQMIDGLDGLSYSNFMLHYNFPPYSVGEVGRFGAPGRREIGHGKLAWRALHPVLPTVEDFPYTIRILSDITESNGSSSMATICGGCLSMMDAGVPIERPVSGIAMGLILEGDEFAVLSDILGDEDHLGDMDFKVAGSEKGITTMQMDIKIAGITEEIFTAALNQAKEGRAHILGEMNKALGGSRGELSAHAPRIETLQIDKAKIRDIIGTGGKVIREIVAETGAKVDIDDEGLIKISSSDMKQIEAAKAWIQGIVEEAEVGKIYDGKVVNIVDFGAFVNFMGGKDGLVHVSEIQNDRVEKVTDVLSEGQEVKVKVLEIDPRGKVRLSMRVVDQETGEELEDTRPPREPREPRGDRRPPRRDGDGGRGGRGGNRAGRDGGRDGGRDGNRGGGRGEKRERSENSDNGGNAGLPDFLTND; encoded by the coding sequence ATGTTTGATGTAAAAAAAGTAGAGCTGGAGTGGGGCGGAAAGACGCTGACTCTGGAAACTGGACGTATTGCACGTCAAGCCGATGGCGCAGTGCTTGCGACCTATGGCGAAACCGTTATTTTATGTGCTGTTACGGCGGCCAAATCGGTTAAGGAAGGTCAGGATTTCTTTCCATTGACCGTCCATTATCAAGAAAAATTCTCTGCCGCTGGACGTATTCCCGGCGGCTTTTTTAAGCGTGAGCGCGGTGCAACCGAAAAAGAAACACTGACCAGTCGTTTAATCGATCGCCCCATTCGCCCATTATTTCCCGAAGGTTTCTATAATGAAATCAACGTAATTGCTCAAGTTTTAAGCTATGATGGCGAAACCGAAGCCGATATTTTGGCGATGATTGCGGCTTCGGCTGCGCTTACCATTTCCGGTGTTCCCTTCATGGGGCCAATTGGCGGTGCGCGCGTTGGGTATAAGGACGGCGAATATCAATTAAACCCATCCATGGCCGAAGTTGCCGAGGGTGAGCTTGATTTGGTTGTTGCTGCCACCGGTAATGCCGTGATGATGGTTGAATCCGAAGCAAAAGAGCTTTCTGAAGAAGTTATGTTGGGCGGCGTTTTGTTCGCGCATAATGAAATTAAAAAAGTTTGTAATGCAATTATCGACCTTGCCGAACAAGCAGCGAAAGATGCTTGGGAAATCGATTTGACCGACAATACTGCCGACATGAAAGCGGAATTGAAAAAATTGGTCGGCAAAGAAATTGCCGCTGCTTATAAAATTACCGATAAGTCAAAGCGTAGCGATGCGTTGAACGAAGCACGCGCAAAAGCAAAAGAACATTATGCCGATGCAGAGCCGCAAACCCAAATGGTTGCCGGCAAAGTGATGAAGAAATTGGAAGCGGACATTGTTCGCGGTGCGATTTTGAAAGATGGCAGCCGTATTGATGGCCGCACCACCACCCAAATACGTCCCATTGAATCTATTGTTGGTTTCTTGCCGCGTACCCATGGTTCGGCATTGTTCACCCGCGGTGAAACACAGGCAATTTGCACCACTACTTTGGGCACCAAAGACGCGGAACAAATGATCGATGGTCTTGACGGGCTAAGCTATAGCAATTTCATGTTGCATTATAACTTCCCGCCATATTCCGTGGGTGAAGTTGGCCGTTTTGGTGCGCCGGGTCGCCGTGAAATTGGCCATGGTAAATTGGCATGGCGTGCATTGCACCCTGTTTTGCCAACGGTTGAGGATTTCCCTTATACCATCCGTATTCTTTCCGACATTACCGAATCCAATGGTTCGTCATCCATGGCGACCATTTGTGGTGGTTGCTTGTCAATGATGGATGCCGGTGTTCCTATTGAACGCCCCGTTTCCGGCATTGCCATGGGATTGATTTTGGAAGGCGATGAATTTGCCGTATTGTCCGACATTTTGGGTGACGAAGATCATCTTGGCGATATGGATTTCAAAGTGGCTGGTTCTGAAAAAGGCATCACCACCATGCAAATGGATATTAAGATTGCCGGTATTACCGAGGAAATCTTTACCGCTGCATTAAATCAAGCAAAGGAAGGCCGCGCGCATATCCTTGGCGAGATGAATAAGGCTCTTGGTGGTTCACGTGGTGAATTATCTGCCCATGCGCCGCGCATTGAAACATTGCAAATTGATAAGGCGAAAATTCGCGACATCATTGGCACAGGTGGTAAAGTAATCCGTGAAATCGTTGCTGAAACTGGCGCTAAAGTTGACATTGATGATGAAGGTTTAATCAAAATTTCTTCATCTGATATGAAACAAATCGAAGCTGCAAAAGCATGGATTCAAGGCATTGTCGAGGAAGCCGAAGTTGGCAAAATTTATGACGGTAAAGTTGTAAATATCGTTGATTTTGGTGCATTTGTGAACTTTATGGGCGGCAAAGATGGTTTGGTCCATGTGTCCGAAATTCAAAATGACCGTGTTGAAAAAGTTACCGATGTCCTTTCCGAAGGCCAGGAAGTTAAGGTAAAGGTTCTTGAAATTGATCCGCGCGGTAAGGTTCGCCTGTCCATGCGTGTTGTTGATCAGGAAACTGGTGAAGAGTTGGAAGATACTCGCCCCCCACGCGAACCACGCGAGCCACGTGGTGATCGTCGTCCTCCACGCCGTGATGGTGATGGCGGCCGTGGTGGTCGCGGCGGAAATCGCGCTGGTCGTGATGGTGGCCGTGACGGTGGCCGTGACGGAAATCGTGGTGGCGGACGCGGTGAGAAGCGTGAACGTTCAGAAAATTCAGATAATGGCGGCAATGCTGGCCTTCCTGACTTTTTGACCAACGACTAA
- the rpsO gene encoding 30S ribosomal protein S15, with translation MSVTATRKAEIIKEFAREEGDTGSPEVQVAVLTERIVNLTEHFKSNHKDNHSRRGLLMMVNKRRSLLDYLKGKDEARYSDLIKKLGLRK, from the coding sequence ATGTCAGTTACTGCGACTCGTAAAGCAGAAATTATTAAAGAATTTGCCCGTGAAGAGGGTGATACAGGTTCTCCAGAAGTACAGGTTGCTGTATTAACAGAACGTATCGTTAATTTGACCGAGCATTTCAAATCAAACCATAAAGATAATCATAGCCGCCGTGGTTTGTTGATGATGGTCAACAAACGCCGTTCGCTTCTTGATTATTTAAAAGGTAAGGATGAAGCACGCTATAGCGACTTAATTAAGAAATTGGGTCTGCGTAAATAA
- the truB gene encoding tRNA pseudouridine(55) synthase TruB, which translates to MLSGWVILDKPLGMGSTQMVSAVKRNLREAGLMGKLRDGPKVGHGGTLDPLATGVLPIAIGEATKLCGHMLDAAKCYDFTICFGTETSGLDAEGEVVKTSDFRPLLSQIEQILPNFTGPIEQIPPAFSAIKIDGKRAYALAREGKAVEMKSRSVKIYSLKILAFERNPDEGLSSVTISAKVSKGTYIRSLARDISYAVESVGHVTMLRRTKSGPFTLDQAISLDKLNKLGQGLDPQDIILPFEIGLVDIPALYLSSQAAIAIKHGRVLAEIIEGDGLYCCKDAENRPLALIEITGGEPKIVRGFNL; encoded by the coding sequence ATGCTTAGTGGATGGGTTATTCTGGATAAACCACTAGGCATGGGATCAACCCAAATGGTCAGCGCGGTGAAACGCAATTTACGCGAAGCTGGGTTGATGGGCAAATTACGCGATGGCCCAAAGGTGGGGCATGGCGGGACGCTAGACCCTTTGGCCACGGGGGTGCTGCCCATTGCCATTGGGGAGGCGACCAAATTATGCGGACATATGTTGGATGCGGCCAAATGCTATGATTTCACCATTTGTTTTGGCACAGAGACCAGTGGGCTGGATGCAGAGGGCGAGGTAGTTAAAACATCCGACTTTCGCCCATTATTAAGTCAAATAGAGCAAATATTGCCAAACTTTACTGGCCCGATTGAGCAAATACCGCCTGCTTTTTCTGCGATTAAAATTGATGGGAAACGCGCCTATGCCTTGGCACGGGAGGGCAAGGCAGTGGAGATGAAAAGCCGGTCTGTGAAGATATATAGCCTCAAAATATTGGCTTTTGAGCGGAATCCAGATGAAGGTTTATCCTCGGTCACCATCTCTGCCAAAGTATCAAAGGGCACCTATATTCGTTCTTTGGCGCGTGATATTTCCTATGCGGTGGAGAGTGTGGGTCATGTCACCATGTTGCGGCGCACCAAATCTGGTCCTTTCACATTGGATCAGGCGATTTCACTGGACAAATTGAACAAATTAGGCCAAGGGCTGGACCCACAGGACATAATATTGCCGTTTGAGATTGGGCTGGTCGACATCCCGGCTCTATATCTCTCTTCGCAGGCGGCGATTGCGATCAAACATGGTCGTGTCTTGGCGGAGATAATTGAGGGCGATGGTTTATATTGTTGCAAGGATGCCGAGAATCGGCCTTTAGCATTGATAGAAATTACCGGCGGTGAGCCGAAAATTGTCCGAGGTTTTAATTTATAA
- a CDS encoding GNAT family N-acetyltransferase encodes MSVLEKNLTDRDLSLELFADHHVEGLRAAVHEDDDIWQIYPVNLRDEDAERQLKSFHGEDGWVRFIIVYQGKIVGTTSYIHPDLENGTFMIGGTYIEPSVRGKGINDRMKKLMLDHAFANGFWRAEFTVDTRNKRSMAAVTKLGGTLEGILRKNRVTWTGFVRDTALYSILKDEWENNA; translated from the coding sequence ATGAGCGTGCTTGAAAAAAATTTAACCGATCGTGATTTGTCATTGGAATTATTTGCGGATCATCATGTAGAGGGCCTGCGTGCGGCGGTGCATGAGGATGATGATATTTGGCAAATTTACCCTGTTAATTTACGTGATGAGGATGCGGAAAGGCAATTAAAATCCTTTCATGGGGAGGATGGATGGGTGCGTTTCATCATTGTGTATCAGGGCAAAATTGTCGGCACGACCAGCTATATCCATCCTGATTTGGAAAATGGCACGTTCATGATTGGCGGCACCTATATTGAACCATCGGTGCGCGGCAAGGGCATTAACGATCGCATGAAAAAATTGATGCTGGACCATGCATTTGCCAACGGATTTTGGCGCGCCGAATTTACCGTGGATACGCGCAATAAACGATCTATGGCAGCGGTCACCAAATTGGGCGGCACATTAGAGGGGATATTGCGCAAAAATCGCGTGACATGGACGGGCTTTGTCCGTGATACGGCGCTTTATTCCATATTAAAGGATGAATGGGAAAATAATGCTTAG
- a CDS encoding thymidine kinase, protein MAKLYFYYASMNAGKSTTLLQADFNYRERGMRTMLWTAALDNRYDIGAVTSRIGLKADAHQFQPETNLWNEIIAHHDDAPISCILVDEAQFLSRKQVLQLAKIADEGKIPVLCYGLRTDFQAELFPGSATLLGVADALVELKAVCECGRKSTMNLRVDGDGNAVKAGEQTEIGGNDRYVALCRKHFMEKIGQ, encoded by the coding sequence ATGGCAAAATTATATTTTTATTACGCATCGATGAATGCGGGCAAATCGACAACTTTATTACAGGCCGATTTTAATTATCGAGAACGCGGTATGCGCACCATGTTGTGGACGGCGGCGCTTGATAATCGATATGATATTGGCGCGGTGACTTCGCGAATTGGGTTAAAGGCGGATGCGCATCAATTTCAACCCGAAACTAATTTATGGAATGAAATTATCGCGCATCATGATGACGCGCCCATATCCTGTATTTTGGTGGATGAGGCGCAATTTTTATCACGTAAGCAGGTATTGCAATTGGCAAAAATTGCCGATGAGGGCAAAATCCCTGTTTTATGCTATGGCCTGCGCACTGATTTTCAGGCTGAATTATTCCCCGGCTCTGCGACTTTATTGGGGGTTGCGGATGCGTTGGTAGAATTAAAGGCGGTGTGCGAATGTGGCCGTAAATCGACCATGAACCTGCGCGTGGATGGCGATGGCAATGCGGTAAAGGCAGGCGAACAAACCGAAATTGGCGGAAATGACCGCTATGTGGCGCTGTGCCGGAAACATTTTATGGAAAAAATCGGCCAATGA